From Peromyscus maniculatus bairdii isolate BWxNUB_F1_BW_parent chromosome 8, HU_Pman_BW_mat_3.1, whole genome shotgun sequence, a single genomic window includes:
- the Mrpl27 gene encoding large ribosomal subunit protein bL27m: protein MASAVLALRTRAAALLSPEAAPALAVRFASKKTGGSSKNLGGKSRGKHYGIKKMEGHYVHAGNILGTQRQFRWHPGAHVGLGKNKCLYALEEGVVRYTKEVYVPNPKNAEAVDLVTSLPKGAVLYKTFVHVVPAKPEGTFKLVAML from the exons ATGGCGTCGGCAGTTCTTGCGCTGAGGACAAGGGCAGCAG CCCTGTTGAGCCCCGAGGCAGCTCCAGCTCTGGCCGTCAGATTTGCATCCAAGAAGACAGGCGGCAGCTCGAAGAACCTTGGTGGGAAATCGCGAGGCAAACACTATGGCATCAAGAAAATGGAGG GTCACTATGTTCATGCTGGTAACATCCTTGGCACTCAGCGTCAGTTTCGATGGCACCCAGGCGCCCAT GTGGGACTTGGGAAGAACAAGTGCCTCTATGCCCTGGAGGAAGGGGTAGTCCGCTACACGAAAGAGGTCTACGTGCCCAATCCCAAAAACGCGGAGGCTGTGGATCTGGTCACCAGTCTGCCCAAGGGTGCTGTGCTCTACAAGACTTTCGTCCACGTGGTTCCTGCCAAACCGGAGGGAACCTTCAAACTGGTAGCCATGCTTTGA
- the Xylt2 gene encoding xylosyltransferase 2 isoform X2 gives MVASARVQKLVRRYKLAIATALAILLLQGLVVWSFSGLEEDEPGEKGRQRKPRPLDPGEGSKDTDSSAGRRGSAGKRHGRWRGRAESPGVPVAKVVRAVTSRHRASRRVPPAPPPEAPGRQNLSGAAAGEALMAAAGFPPHGDTGSVEGAPQPTDNSFTPKCEIVGKDALSALARASTKQCQQEIANVVCLHQAGNLMPKAVPRHCQLAGKMSPGIQWEEIRAQQPVGGPPVRIVYMLVVHGRAIRQLKRLLKAVYHEQHFFYIHVDKRSNYLYREVVELAQHYDNVRVTPWRMVTIWGGASLLRMYLRSMKDLLEIPGWAWDFFINLSATDYPTRTNEELVAFLSKNRDKNFLKSHGRDNSRFIKKQGLDRLFHECDSHMWRLGERQIPAGIVVDGGSDWFVLTRSFVEYVVYTDDPLVAQLRQFYTYTLLPAESFFHTVLENSPACESLVDNNLRVTNWNRKLGCKCQYKHIVDWCGCSPNDFKPQDFLRLQQVSRPTFFARKFESTVNQEVLEILDLHLYGSYPPNTPALKAYWENTYDVADGPSGLSDVLLTAYTAFARLSLRHAATAVPPLATALCRFEPRGLPSSVHLYFYDDHFQGYLVTQAVQPSAQGPAETLEMWLMPQGSLKLLGRSDQASRLQSLEVGTEWDPKERLFRNFGGLLGPLDEPVAMQRWARGPNLTATVVWIDPTYVVATSYDITVDADTEVTQYKPPLSRPLRPGAWTVRLLQFWEPLGETRFLVLPLTFNRKLPLRKDDASWLHAGPPHNEYMEQSFQGLSGILNLPQPETMEETARRHTELTGPALEAWTDGELSSFWSVAGLCAIGPSACPSLELCRLTSWSSLSPDPKSELGPVKADGRLR, from the exons ATGGTGGCGAGCGCGCGGGTGCAGAAGCTGGTGCGGCGCTACAAGCTGGCGATCGCCACCGCGCTGGCCATCCTGCTGCTGCAGGGCCTGGTGGTGTGGAGCTTCAGCGGCCTGGAGGAGGACGAGCCGGGAGAG AAAGGACGGCAGAGGAAGCCGCGGCCGCTGGACCCCGGTGAGGGCTCTAAGGACACAGACAGCTCCGCAGGGCGTAGGGGCAGTGCTGGTAAGAGGCATGGGCGCTGGCGGGGCCGTGCCGAGAGCCCAGGTGTGCCTGTGGCCAAGGTGGTGCGGGCGGTAACCAGCCGTCACAGAGCCAGCCGACGGGTCCCGCCTGCCCCGCCTCCCGAGGCACCGGGCCGCCAGAACCTGAGTGGAGCAGCAGCTGGGGAGGCACTGATGGCGGCCGCCGGCTTCCCGCCCCACGGAGACACAGGGAGCGTGGAGGGTGCCCCCCAGCCCACGGACAACAGCTTCACTCCAAAGTGCGAGATTGTGGGCAAGGACGCGCTGTCAGCCCTGGCCCGGGCCAGCACCAAGCAGTGCCAACAGGAGATCGCCAACGTGGTGTGCCTGCACCAAGCTGGGAACCTCATGCCCAAGGCTGTGCCCCGTCACTGCCAGCTGGCAG GCAAGATGAGTCCTGGCATCCAGTGGGAAGAGATTCGGGCTCAGCAGCCTGTTGGTGGCCCTCCGGTACGCATTGTCTACATGCTGGTGGTTCATGGTCGTGCCATCCGCCAGCTGAAGCGTCTTCTCAAGGCTGTCTACCACGAGCAGCACTTCTTTTATATCCATGTGGACAAG CGTTCCAACTACCTGTACCGGGAGGTGGTGGAGCTGGCCCAGCACTATGACAATGTGCGGGTGACGCCTTGGCGCATGGTCACCATCTGGGGCGGGGCCAGCCTTCTGAGGATGTACCTGCGGAGCATGAAGGACCTGCTGGAGATTCCTGGCTGGGCCTGGGACTTCTTCATCAACCTGAGTGCCACCGACTATCCAACCAG gacAAATGAGGAGCTGGTGGCATTCTTATCCAAGAACCGGGACAAGAATTTCCTCAAGTCACATGGGCGAGACAATTCCAG gTTCATCAAGAAGCAAGGCCTGGACCGGCTTTTCCATGAGTGTGATTCTCACATGTGGCGCCTGGGTGAACGGCAGATCCCGGCAGGCATCGTGGTGGATGGTGGCTCCGACTGGTTCGTGCTGACGCGCAGCTTTGTGGAATACGTGGTGTATACGGATGACCCCCTCGTGGCGCAGCTTCGCCAGTTCTATACGTACACGTTGCTTCCAGCCGAG TCCTTCTtccacacagtgctggagaacaGCCCGGCCTGCGAGAGCCTGGTGGACAACAACCTGCGCGTCACCAACTGGAACCGTAAGCTGGGCTGCAAGTGCCAGTACAAACACATCGTGGACTGGTGTGGCTGCTCTCCCAACGACTTCAAACCGCAGGACTTCCTGCGGCTCCAG caaGTCTCCAGACCCACCTTCTTTGCCCGGAAGTTTGAGTCGACTGTGAACCAGGAAGTCCTGGAAATTTTGGACCTCCACCTGTACGGCAGCTACCCACCCAACACACCGGCCCTCAAGGCCTACTGGGAGAACACCTATGACGTGGCGGATGGCCCCAGTGGGCTCAGTGATGTCCTACTCACCGCTTACACAGCCTTTGCCCGGCTCAGCCTGCGTCATGCTGCCACTGCTGTACCCCCACTGGCCACTGCACTCTGCAG GTTTGAGCCCAGGGGGTTGCCGTCCAGCGTGCACCTGTATTTCTATGACGACCATTTCCAGGGCTACCTGGTGACGCAGGCGGTGCAGCCCTCAGCCCAGGGGCCAGCAGAGACGCTTGAGATGTGGCTGATGCCCCAGGGGTCGCTGAAACTGTTGGGGCGCAGTGACCAGGCCAGCCGGCTCCAGAGTCTGGAG GTTGGCACTGAGTGGGACCCCAAAGAACGTCTCTTCCGGAACTTTGGGGGCCTGCTGGGACCACTGGATGAGCCTGTTGCCATGCAGCGCTGGGCCCGGGGCCCCAACCTCACGGCCACCGTGGTCTGGATTGACCCGACGTACGTTGTGGCCACATCCTATGACATCACGGTAGACGCGGACACTGAAGTCACGCAGTACAAGCCCCCACTGAGCCGGCCGCTGCGGCCAGGAGCCTGGACTGTTCGATTGCTTCAGTTCTGGGAACCCCTGGGTGAGACCCGCTTCCTTGTGCTGCCATTGACCTTCAACCGCAAACTACCTCTCAGGAAAG ATGATGCCAGCTGGCTGCACGCGGGACCACCCCACAATGAATACATGGAGCAGAGTTTCCAGGGCCTAAGTGGCATCCTGAACTTGCCTCAgccagagaccatggaggagacTGCCCGGAGGCACACAGAGCTCACGGGTCCTGCACTTGAGGCCTGGACAGACGGGGAGCTGAGCAGTTTCTGGTCTGTGGCAGGATTGTGTGCCATAGGCCCTTCTGCTTGTCCCTCCCTGGAGCTCTGCAGACTGACCAGTTGGAGCTCTCTGTCTCCTGACCCTAAATCGGAGCTGGGGCCTGTCAAAGCTGATGGGCGACTCAGGTAG
- the Xylt2 gene encoding xylosyltransferase 2 isoform X1: MDVYFKICWRESGQSPEQAKEVLCDLRSGGAREVRWPEKGRQRKPRPLDPGEGSKDTDSSAGRRGSAGKRHGRWRGRAESPGVPVAKVVRAVTSRHRASRRVPPAPPPEAPGRQNLSGAAAGEALMAAAGFPPHGDTGSVEGAPQPTDNSFTPKCEIVGKDALSALARASTKQCQQEIANVVCLHQAGNLMPKAVPRHCQLAGKMSPGIQWEEIRAQQPVGGPPVRIVYMLVVHGRAIRQLKRLLKAVYHEQHFFYIHVDKRSNYLYREVVELAQHYDNVRVTPWRMVTIWGGASLLRMYLRSMKDLLEIPGWAWDFFINLSATDYPTRTNEELVAFLSKNRDKNFLKSHGRDNSRFIKKQGLDRLFHECDSHMWRLGERQIPAGIVVDGGSDWFVLTRSFVEYVVYTDDPLVAQLRQFYTYTLLPAESFFHTVLENSPACESLVDNNLRVTNWNRKLGCKCQYKHIVDWCGCSPNDFKPQDFLRLQQVSRPTFFARKFESTVNQEVLEILDLHLYGSYPPNTPALKAYWENTYDVADGPSGLSDVLLTAYTAFARLSLRHAATAVPPLATALCRFEPRGLPSSVHLYFYDDHFQGYLVTQAVQPSAQGPAETLEMWLMPQGSLKLLGRSDQASRLQSLEVGTEWDPKERLFRNFGGLLGPLDEPVAMQRWARGPNLTATVVWIDPTYVVATSYDITVDADTEVTQYKPPLSRPLRPGAWTVRLLQFWEPLGETRFLVLPLTFNRKLPLRKDDASWLHAGPPHNEYMEQSFQGLSGILNLPQPETMEETARRHTELTGPALEAWTDGELSSFWSVAGLCAIGPSACPSLELCRLTSWSSLSPDPKSELGPVKADGRLR; encoded by the exons ATGGACGTGTACTTTAAAATCTGCTGGAGAGAAAGTGGCCAGAGCCCGGAGCAGGCAAAGGAAGTGCTATGTGATCTTCGATCTGGAGGGGCACGTGAGGTGCGATGGCCTGAG AAAGGACGGCAGAGGAAGCCGCGGCCGCTGGACCCCGGTGAGGGCTCTAAGGACACAGACAGCTCCGCAGGGCGTAGGGGCAGTGCTGGTAAGAGGCATGGGCGCTGGCGGGGCCGTGCCGAGAGCCCAGGTGTGCCTGTGGCCAAGGTGGTGCGGGCGGTAACCAGCCGTCACAGAGCCAGCCGACGGGTCCCGCCTGCCCCGCCTCCCGAGGCACCGGGCCGCCAGAACCTGAGTGGAGCAGCAGCTGGGGAGGCACTGATGGCGGCCGCCGGCTTCCCGCCCCACGGAGACACAGGGAGCGTGGAGGGTGCCCCCCAGCCCACGGACAACAGCTTCACTCCAAAGTGCGAGATTGTGGGCAAGGACGCGCTGTCAGCCCTGGCCCGGGCCAGCACCAAGCAGTGCCAACAGGAGATCGCCAACGTGGTGTGCCTGCACCAAGCTGGGAACCTCATGCCCAAGGCTGTGCCCCGTCACTGCCAGCTGGCAG GCAAGATGAGTCCTGGCATCCAGTGGGAAGAGATTCGGGCTCAGCAGCCTGTTGGTGGCCCTCCGGTACGCATTGTCTACATGCTGGTGGTTCATGGTCGTGCCATCCGCCAGCTGAAGCGTCTTCTCAAGGCTGTCTACCACGAGCAGCACTTCTTTTATATCCATGTGGACAAG CGTTCCAACTACCTGTACCGGGAGGTGGTGGAGCTGGCCCAGCACTATGACAATGTGCGGGTGACGCCTTGGCGCATGGTCACCATCTGGGGCGGGGCCAGCCTTCTGAGGATGTACCTGCGGAGCATGAAGGACCTGCTGGAGATTCCTGGCTGGGCCTGGGACTTCTTCATCAACCTGAGTGCCACCGACTATCCAACCAG gacAAATGAGGAGCTGGTGGCATTCTTATCCAAGAACCGGGACAAGAATTTCCTCAAGTCACATGGGCGAGACAATTCCAG gTTCATCAAGAAGCAAGGCCTGGACCGGCTTTTCCATGAGTGTGATTCTCACATGTGGCGCCTGGGTGAACGGCAGATCCCGGCAGGCATCGTGGTGGATGGTGGCTCCGACTGGTTCGTGCTGACGCGCAGCTTTGTGGAATACGTGGTGTATACGGATGACCCCCTCGTGGCGCAGCTTCGCCAGTTCTATACGTACACGTTGCTTCCAGCCGAG TCCTTCTtccacacagtgctggagaacaGCCCGGCCTGCGAGAGCCTGGTGGACAACAACCTGCGCGTCACCAACTGGAACCGTAAGCTGGGCTGCAAGTGCCAGTACAAACACATCGTGGACTGGTGTGGCTGCTCTCCCAACGACTTCAAACCGCAGGACTTCCTGCGGCTCCAG caaGTCTCCAGACCCACCTTCTTTGCCCGGAAGTTTGAGTCGACTGTGAACCAGGAAGTCCTGGAAATTTTGGACCTCCACCTGTACGGCAGCTACCCACCCAACACACCGGCCCTCAAGGCCTACTGGGAGAACACCTATGACGTGGCGGATGGCCCCAGTGGGCTCAGTGATGTCCTACTCACCGCTTACACAGCCTTTGCCCGGCTCAGCCTGCGTCATGCTGCCACTGCTGTACCCCCACTGGCCACTGCACTCTGCAG GTTTGAGCCCAGGGGGTTGCCGTCCAGCGTGCACCTGTATTTCTATGACGACCATTTCCAGGGCTACCTGGTGACGCAGGCGGTGCAGCCCTCAGCCCAGGGGCCAGCAGAGACGCTTGAGATGTGGCTGATGCCCCAGGGGTCGCTGAAACTGTTGGGGCGCAGTGACCAGGCCAGCCGGCTCCAGAGTCTGGAG GTTGGCACTGAGTGGGACCCCAAAGAACGTCTCTTCCGGAACTTTGGGGGCCTGCTGGGACCACTGGATGAGCCTGTTGCCATGCAGCGCTGGGCCCGGGGCCCCAACCTCACGGCCACCGTGGTCTGGATTGACCCGACGTACGTTGTGGCCACATCCTATGACATCACGGTAGACGCGGACACTGAAGTCACGCAGTACAAGCCCCCACTGAGCCGGCCGCTGCGGCCAGGAGCCTGGACTGTTCGATTGCTTCAGTTCTGGGAACCCCTGGGTGAGACCCGCTTCCTTGTGCTGCCATTGACCTTCAACCGCAAACTACCTCTCAGGAAAG ATGATGCCAGCTGGCTGCACGCGGGACCACCCCACAATGAATACATGGAGCAGAGTTTCCAGGGCCTAAGTGGCATCCTGAACTTGCCTCAgccagagaccatggaggagacTGCCCGGAGGCACACAGAGCTCACGGGTCCTGCACTTGAGGCCTGGACAGACGGGGAGCTGAGCAGTTTCTGGTCTGTGGCAGGATTGTGTGCCATAGGCCCTTCTGCTTGTCCCTCCCTGGAGCTCTGCAGACTGACCAGTTGGAGCTCTCTGTCTCCTGACCCTAAATCGGAGCTGGGGCCTGTCAAAGCTGATGGGCGACTCAGGTAG